One window of the Natrinema sp. CBA1119 genome contains the following:
- a CDS encoding DNA polymerase beta superfamily protein: MTTVPAHVHETVDDHLTAIEREHDIAVAMAVARGSHAWGAASPDSDYDVGFVFAPTDLRRYAHLEGAPETVIADRGEFEYQGWDVRTFARLLADSNEGAIDLLRSPIRYRLAYNPDDLTAYIERTYNPIDLYHTWRGIATSNYRKYVSHHLVRSDDEIFPIIDAAGEEYTVETDDGTMTVSADDERFTETQTKPTVKRNLTICRAAMSAYYLKETGERGGHELPTLEFETFLRDQAPAVFDADRIDRARELLERKRAGEGDAVIGDAVGRELAHPPKAIDPAVHARDGPDTERLNGFIDEMIAAVR; this comes from the coding sequence ATGACCACCGTTCCGGCACACGTCCACGAGACCGTCGACGACCACCTGACGGCGATCGAACGCGAGCACGATATCGCGGTCGCGATGGCGGTCGCCCGTGGAAGCCACGCCTGGGGGGCGGCGAGTCCCGACAGCGACTACGACGTCGGATTCGTCTTCGCGCCGACGGATCTGCGCCGGTATGCTCACCTCGAGGGCGCTCCCGAGACCGTCATCGCGGACCGCGGTGAGTTCGAGTATCAGGGGTGGGACGTGCGGACGTTCGCACGCCTGCTCGCGGACTCGAACGAGGGGGCGATCGACCTGCTGCGGAGTCCGATTCGCTACCGCCTCGCGTACAACCCCGACGATCTCACCGCATATATCGAACGAACGTACAACCCGATCGACCTCTATCATACGTGGCGCGGGATCGCAACGAGCAACTACCGGAAGTACGTCTCGCACCATCTGGTCCGGAGCGACGACGAGATCTTCCCGATCATCGATGCGGCGGGCGAAGAGTACACCGTCGAAACCGACGACGGAACGATGACGGTCTCGGCGGACGACGAACGGTTCACCGAAACCCAGACGAAACCGACCGTCAAGCGAAACCTGACGATCTGTCGAGCGGCTATGTCCGCCTACTACCTCAAAGAGACCGGCGAGCGCGGAGGACACGAACTGCCGACTCTCGAGTTCGAGACCTTCCTGCGCGACCAGGCTCCCGCGGTGTTCGACGCTGATCGGATCGACCGCGCTCGCGAGTTGCTCGAGCGGAAACGAGCGGGCGAGGGCGACGCCGTAATCGGCGACGCCGTGGGTCGCGAGCTCGCCCACCCGCCGAAAGCGATCGATCCCGCGGTTCACGCACGCGACGGCCCCGACACCGAACGGCTGAACGGGTTCATCGACGAGATGATCGCAGCCGTCCGGTAG
- a CDS encoding DUF255 domain-containing protein, with amino-acid sequence MNETTRVEWREWGGEVFDEAAEADVPILLSLTATWCDHCHEMDAETYAEPRIAANVNDSFVPVRVDVDRYPRVRDRYNMGGFPSTVFLAPNGKVLTGAGYLGPDGMRQVLDSVRTMWQTKGTGAARVPRPLREDNPPAGELTADIEQGMLGHLTDTYDETAGGWGQQPKFPLPDALEFALKRDREMALRSYDAVGANLLDEYEGGFYRFATEPDWSGLQREKLLDSNGALVRAFANAYLLTGADEYRDPAERTIEYLTGTLWNGEVAAFANSQAPGEDDAYSLDATDRAAAAEPPVDEGVFAGSNALAIEGLLTYYAYTDDERVRRYAERALETLREDLLADGIVAHALEDADRDSNGGPVPLLSNQARVLGALTTAASTIDPSVLADATVIADATIDRLRDEDSFLDGPAAGVGLCDRPLRPLDSNVAFADGLVELAVLTGEDRYREIACETLEAFAGASDRFGVQIARYATVVSRLLEGPLVIRIAGEPGSDLHRAALRLADHEKVVVPDADALEAGTARAELGDRVSDRAETPSELSEQVQYLLD; translated from the coding sequence CTGCCACGAGATGGACGCGGAGACCTACGCGGAACCTCGAATCGCGGCCAACGTCAACGATAGCTTCGTCCCCGTGCGAGTCGACGTGGACCGGTACCCCCGCGTTCGCGATCGGTACAATATGGGCGGCTTCCCGTCGACGGTCTTCCTCGCCCCGAACGGGAAGGTCCTGACCGGCGCCGGCTATCTCGGCCCCGACGGGATGCGACAGGTCCTCGACAGCGTCCGAACGATGTGGCAGACGAAAGGGACCGGCGCGGCGCGCGTTCCCCGTCCGCTCCGCGAGGACAACCCGCCCGCCGGCGAGTTGACGGCCGATATCGAACAGGGAATGCTCGGCCACCTCACCGACACGTACGACGAGACCGCTGGCGGCTGGGGCCAGCAACCGAAGTTCCCGCTGCCCGACGCGCTCGAGTTCGCGCTCAAACGCGATCGGGAGATGGCGTTGCGATCCTACGACGCGGTCGGCGCGAACCTGCTCGACGAGTACGAGGGCGGCTTCTATCGCTTCGCGACCGAGCCCGACTGGTCGGGGCTCCAGCGCGAGAAGCTGCTCGACTCCAACGGCGCGTTAGTGCGGGCGTTCGCCAACGCCTACCTGCTGACCGGCGCGGACGAGTACCGCGACCCCGCCGAGCGGACGATCGAGTATCTGACGGGCACCCTGTGGAACGGCGAGGTCGCCGCTTTCGCGAACAGTCAGGCTCCCGGCGAGGACGACGCGTACAGCCTCGACGCCACCGATCGGGCGGCCGCCGCGGAGCCGCCGGTCGACGAAGGGGTCTTCGCCGGCTCCAACGCGTTGGCGATCGAGGGACTGCTCACCTACTACGCCTACACCGACGACGAGCGCGTCCGCCGCTATGCCGAACGCGCGCTCGAGACCCTCCGCGAGGACCTGCTCGCCGACGGTATCGTCGCGCACGCGCTCGAGGACGCCGATCGCGACAGCAACGGAGGCCCCGTCCCCCTTCTCAGCAATCAGGCGCGCGTCCTCGGCGCGCTGACGACGGCCGCGAGCACGATCGATCCGTCCGTCCTCGCGGACGCGACGGTGATCGCCGACGCGACAATCGATCGCCTTCGCGACGAGGACTCGTTCCTCGACGGTCCCGCCGCGGGTGTCGGCCTGTGCGATCGGCCGCTCCGGCCGCTGGACTCCAATGTGGCGTTCGCGGACGGGCTGGTCGAGCTGGCCGTCCTGACCGGCGAGGATCGCTATCGCGAAATCGCATGCGAGACGCTCGAGGCCTTCGCCGGCGCGAGCGATCGCTTTGGCGTCCAGATCGCTCGCTACGCGACCGTTGTTTCGCGACTGCTCGAGGGGCCGCTGGTGATCAGGATCGCCGGCGAGCCCGGTTCTGATCTGCATCGCGCGGCGCTTCGGCTGGCAGACCACGAGAAGGTCGTCGTCCCCGACGCCGATGCCCTCGAGGCGGGAACGGCGCGAGCCGAACTGGGCGATCGCGTCTCCGATCGCGCCGAAACTCCCTCCGAGTTGAGCGAGCAGGTCCAGTACCTTCTGGACTGA
- a CDS encoding DNA-directed RNA polymerase subunit epsilon has protein sequence MQDDGADPGPDSERAAAVADGVESDPDPERRLETRPGSGSLSRADVQRDSTVRQWGVVTPSATVIGRADSPDADLSESVRRLHDEQHAATPGYSERAHHLDRLRTTQALCNALDVTPWQRDLALGVMDEIDLTEFGSQRAIEKVALVAIRHVVDVDRQQYFGLDEIDAQTLSADRMEELFAEYRAHDITDEESFKRLAADYGLDTTSLNRLRRVLKSQLEDELPAYGRNPYRDPNLPDATDAETNAADAAASGSES, from the coding sequence ATGCAAGACGACGGTGCCGACCCCGGTCCAGATTCCGAGCGAGCCGCGGCGGTCGCGGACGGCGTCGAGTCCGATCCCGACCCCGAGCGCCGCCTCGAGACCCGGCCCGGTTCCGGGTCGCTCTCCCGGGCGGACGTCCAGCGAGATTCGACGGTCCGCCAGTGGGGCGTCGTCACGCCGAGCGCGACGGTCATCGGCCGCGCCGACTCCCCCGACGCGGACCTCTCCGAGAGCGTGCGACGCCTCCACGACGAACAGCACGCGGCGACGCCGGGCTACAGCGAGCGCGCCCACCACCTCGATCGGCTGCGAACCACCCAGGCGCTGTGTAACGCCCTCGATGTGACGCCGTGGCAGCGCGACCTGGCACTCGGCGTCATGGACGAGATCGACCTCACCGAGTTCGGCAGCCAGCGAGCGATCGAGAAGGTGGCGCTGGTGGCGATCCGCCACGTCGTCGACGTCGACCGCCAGCAGTACTTCGGGCTGGACGAGATCGACGCCCAGACGCTTTCCGCCGACCGGATGGAGGAACTGTTCGCCGAGTACCGCGCCCACGATATCACCGACGAGGAATCGTTCAAGCGCCTCGCGGCCGACTACGGACTGGACACGACGAGTCTGAACCGGCTCCGCCGCGTGCTGAAATCGCAACTCGAGGACGAGCTCCCGGCCTACGGCCGCAACCCGTACCGGGACCCGAACCTGCCGGACGCGACGGACGCCGAGACGAACGCCGCCGACGCGGCCGCCTCCGGATCGGAGAGCTAA
- the mptA gene encoding GTP cyclohydrolase MptA, with protein sequence MSHQLPDVQATSPDVTVGLSQVGVTGVDKLVKIAREGKRPIVLTAEFEVFVDLPGWRKGADMSRNMEVIDEILEDATREEAYGVEEVCGEAAERLLERHDYTSRTEVSMEAEFMRREQTPASDRETQHTVDIVASATATEDGTREEIGANVTGMTVCPCSQGMSTARAKQTLEDLGVEEETITQFLDEVPQPGHSQRGHATLTVEANGDPAVDLNDIIDIARDSMSARIYNLAKRPDEDHMTYEAHADAKFVEDCVRALAEGVVDEFDHLPDDAVITMSQSNDESIHQHNAHAERVVEMGTLRDEIAD encoded by the coding sequence ATGAGTCATCAGTTGCCGGACGTGCAGGCGACGTCGCCCGACGTGACCGTCGGCCTGAGTCAGGTCGGCGTCACCGGCGTCGACAAACTCGTCAAGATCGCCCGCGAGGGCAAGCGACCGATCGTCCTCACCGCGGAGTTCGAAGTCTTCGTCGACCTCCCCGGCTGGCGAAAGGGGGCGGACATGAGCCGCAACATGGAGGTCATCGACGAAATCTTAGAGGACGCCACCCGCGAGGAGGCCTACGGCGTCGAAGAGGTCTGCGGCGAGGCCGCCGAACGACTGCTCGAGCGCCACGACTACACCTCGAGAACGGAGGTATCGATGGAAGCCGAATTCATGCGCCGCGAGCAGACGCCGGCCAGCGACCGCGAGACCCAGCATACGGTCGATATCGTGGCCTCAGCGACGGCGACCGAAGACGGAACTCGCGAGGAAATCGGCGCGAACGTCACCGGCATGACGGTCTGCCCCTGCTCGCAGGGGATGTCCACCGCCCGCGCGAAGCAGACCCTCGAGGATCTCGGCGTCGAGGAGGAGACGATCACGCAGTTCCTCGACGAGGTCCCACAGCCGGGACACTCACAGCGGGGCCACGCCACGCTGACCGTCGAGGCAAACGGCGATCCCGCGGTCGATCTGAACGACATCATCGACATCGCGCGGGACTCGATGAGCGCGCGGATCTACAACCTCGCGAAGCGACCCGACGAGGACCACATGACCTACGAGGCCCACGCCGACGCGAAGTTCGTCGAGGACTGCGTCCGCGCGTTAGCCGAGGGCGTCGTCGACGAGTTCGACCACCTGCCCGACGACGCGGTGATCACGATGAGCCAGTCCAACGACGAGTCGATCCACCAGCACAACGCCCACGCCGAGCGCGTGGTCGAGATGGGAACGCTACGCGACGAAATCGCGGACTAA
- a CDS encoding TrmB family transcriptional regulator, translating into MASLRDLGLSEYEARAYRSLLTTGPTTAKELSRASDVPMGRIYDVLNSIEQYNLVRSQTASRPKKYVAVEPSTALDRLLEDKKRELDEKADQYESIVDDLADELDAAEPVEEQFWTAAVGPEETIDLLLERLAAADRNIVMVSSHPSPQWDMQAVSEEINAQLEDALDRGVSVDLLMTREMVASMSEEVGRRYRETLQQRDDFDVRTHDDITGSFNIIDGVEVCIQVPNPLSSGEAFGMIDLKDPEFAANVHEEFVPRWEDAEPLEF; encoded by the coding sequence ATGGCCAGTCTCAGGGATCTCGGGCTCTCCGAGTACGAAGCTCGAGCCTACCGATCGCTCCTCACCACCGGCCCCACAACGGCCAAGGAGTTGTCACGGGCGAGCGACGTGCCGATGGGGCGGATCTACGACGTGCTCAACAGCATCGAACAGTACAATCTGGTCCGGAGCCAGACCGCCAGTCGGCCGAAGAAGTACGTCGCCGTCGAGCCATCAACGGCGCTCGATCGGCTGCTCGAGGACAAGAAACGCGAACTCGACGAGAAGGCGGACCAGTACGAGTCGATCGTCGACGATCTCGCCGACGAACTCGATGCGGCCGAACCCGTCGAGGAACAGTTCTGGACCGCCGCCGTCGGTCCCGAGGAGACGATCGACCTCCTCTTAGAGCGCCTTGCGGCTGCCGACCGCAATATCGTAATGGTGTCGTCGCATCCCTCCCCCCAGTGGGACATGCAGGCGGTCAGCGAGGAGATAAACGCTCAACTCGAGGACGCCCTCGATCGGGGCGTCTCGGTCGATCTGTTAATGACCCGCGAGATGGTCGCCTCGATGTCGGAGGAAGTGGGCCGGCGGTATCGTGAGACCCTGCAGCAACGCGACGACTTCGACGTCCGAACGCACGACGACATCACGGGCTCGTTCAACATTATCGATGGGGTCGAGGTCTGTATCCAGGTGCCCAATCCGCTTTCCTCGGGCGAGGCCTTTGGCATGATCGACCTCAAAGATCCGGAGTTCGCCGCGAACGTCCACGAGGAGTTCGTGCCGCGGTGGGAGGATGCGGAGCCGCTCGAGTTTTAG